A region of Stegostoma tigrinum isolate sSteTig4 chromosome 5, sSteTig4.hap1, whole genome shotgun sequence DNA encodes the following proteins:
- the ccn4b gene encoding cellular communication network factor 4b isoform X3, translating into MDPSLMLKTLLITLQGLTQKSKAASEESVNSTGFVHPYNRTQYCHWPCQCPKRTPRCPPGVSLVMDGCECCKACAKQLGENCTEADTCDYHKGLYCDYSRDAPKYEVGLCAYVVGVGCELNGVMYSNGQSFQPNCKYKCTCVNGAIGCIPVCRQSRPPLVWCQNPKRAKMPGKCCEQWFCDESKKLKKTAPRHVSLSAYTSESEVWRRNCLVQTTPWTACSASCGMGISTRISNENDQCKLAKERRLCYLRPCNVNITQHIKEGKTCLSVLKQAEPMNFTLSGCVSRRTYRPKYCGVCTDDRCCTPHKSKTIEVNFDCPDGLSFSKNLMWINSCFCNLRCKNPNDIFADLSYHLDYSEISN; encoded by the exons GGTCTCACCCAGAAATccaaggcagcttcagaggagagTGTGAACTCGACAGGATTTGTCCACCCGTATAACCGTACCCAGTACTGTCACTGGCCTTGCCAGTGTCCGAAGCGCACGCCTAGGTGTCCGCCCGGAGTTAGCTTGGTAATGGATGGCTGTGAATGTTGTAAGGCATGTGCCAAGCAGCTGGGAGAGAACTGCACAGAGGCAGACACCTGCGATTACCACAAAGGGCTGTACTGTGACTATAGTCGGGATGCCCCTAAGTATGAAGTAGGATTGTGCGCGT ATGTGGTGGGAGTAGGATGCGAGCTGAACGGGGTCATGTATTCCAATGGCCAAAGCTTTCAGCCCAACTGCAAGTACAAATGTACATGTGTAAACGGCGCAATTGGTTGTATCCCTGTGTGCCGGCAGTCCCGACCTCCGCTTGTCTGGTGTCAGAATCCCAAGCGTGCGAAAATGCCAGGAAAATGCTGTGAACAGTGGTTCTGTGATGAATCAAAGAAGCTAAAGAAGACTGCCCCACGTCATGTGTCCCTGTCAG CTTACACAAGTGAGTCAGAAGTATGGCGCCGTAATTGCTTAGTGCAAACTACACCCTGGACTGCCTGCTCAGCATCTTGCGGAATGGGAATATCTACAAGGATTTCAAATGAAAACGACCAGTGCAAACTAGCAAAAGAAAGACGCCTTTGCTATTTACGCCCCTGCAACGTTAACATTACGCAACATATCAAG GAAGGGAAGACATGCCTGAGTGTCCTCAAGCAAGCAGAACCAATGAACTTCACATTGTCTGGCTGTGTGAGCCGTCGCACCTACCGGCCAAAGTATTGTGGTGTCTGCACAGATGACCGATGCTGTACTCCCCACAAGTCAAAGACCATCGAGGTGAATTTTGACTGTCCTGACGGCCTGAGCTTCTCCAAGAATCTGATGTGGATAAACTCCTGTTTCTGCAACTTGAGGTGCAAGAATCCGAACGACATTTTTGCAGACCTGTCGTACCATCTTGACTACTCTGAAATCTCAAATTAA
- the ccn4b gene encoding cellular communication network factor 4b isoform X2 yields the protein MKRLLLWILVAGATLQGLTQKSKAASEESVNSTGFVHPYNRTQYCHWPCQCPKRTPRCPPGVSLVMDGCECCKACAKQLGENCTEADTCDYHKGLYCDYSRDAPKYEVGLCAYVVGVGCELNGVMYSNGQSFQPNCKYKCTCVNGAIGCIPVCRQSRPPLVWCQNPKRAKMPGKCCEQWFCDESKKLKKTAPRHVSLSAYTSESEVWRRNCLVQTTPWTACSASCGMGISTRISNENDQCKLAKERRLCYLRPCNVNITQHIKEGKTCLSVLKQAEPMNFTLSGCVSRRTYRPKYCGVCTDDRCCTPHKSKTIEVNFDCPDGLSFSKNLMWINSCFCNLRCKNPNDIFADLSYHLDYSEISN from the exons GGTCTCACCCAGAAATccaaggcagcttcagaggagagTGTGAACTCGACAGGATTTGTCCACCCGTATAACCGTACCCAGTACTGTCACTGGCCTTGCCAGTGTCCGAAGCGCACGCCTAGGTGTCCGCCCGGAGTTAGCTTGGTAATGGATGGCTGTGAATGTTGTAAGGCATGTGCCAAGCAGCTGGGAGAGAACTGCACAGAGGCAGACACCTGCGATTACCACAAAGGGCTGTACTGTGACTATAGTCGGGATGCCCCTAAGTATGAAGTAGGATTGTGCGCGT ATGTGGTGGGAGTAGGATGCGAGCTGAACGGGGTCATGTATTCCAATGGCCAAAGCTTTCAGCCCAACTGCAAGTACAAATGTACATGTGTAAACGGCGCAATTGGTTGTATCCCTGTGTGCCGGCAGTCCCGACCTCCGCTTGTCTGGTGTCAGAATCCCAAGCGTGCGAAAATGCCAGGAAAATGCTGTGAACAGTGGTTCTGTGATGAATCAAAGAAGCTAAAGAAGACTGCCCCACGTCATGTGTCCCTGTCAG CTTACACAAGTGAGTCAGAAGTATGGCGCCGTAATTGCTTAGTGCAAACTACACCCTGGACTGCCTGCTCAGCATCTTGCGGAATGGGAATATCTACAAGGATTTCAAATGAAAACGACCAGTGCAAACTAGCAAAAGAAAGACGCCTTTGCTATTTACGCCCCTGCAACGTTAACATTACGCAACATATCAAG GAAGGGAAGACATGCCTGAGTGTCCTCAAGCAAGCAGAACCAATGAACTTCACATTGTCTGGCTGTGTGAGCCGTCGCACCTACCGGCCAAAGTATTGTGGTGTCTGCACAGATGACCGATGCTGTACTCCCCACAAGTCAAAGACCATCGAGGTGAATTTTGACTGTCCTGACGGCCTGAGCTTCTCCAAGAATCTGATGTGGATAAACTCCTGTTTCTGCAACTTGAGGTGCAAGAATCCGAACGACATTTTTGCAGACCTGTCGTACCATCTTGACTACTCTGAAATCTCAAATTAA
- the ccn4b gene encoding cellular communication network factor 4b isoform X4 has product MEGLTQKSKAASEESVNSTGFVHPYNRTQYCHWPCQCPKRTPRCPPGVSLVMDGCECCKACAKQLGENCTEADTCDYHKGLYCDYSRDAPKYEVGLCAYVVGVGCELNGVMYSNGQSFQPNCKYKCTCVNGAIGCIPVCRQSRPPLVWCQNPKRAKMPGKCCEQWFCDESKKLKKTAPRHVSLSAYTSESEVWRRNCLVQTTPWTACSASCGMGISTRISNENDQCKLAKERRLCYLRPCNVNITQHIKEGKTCLSVLKQAEPMNFTLSGCVSRRTYRPKYCGVCTDDRCCTPHKSKTIEVNFDCPDGLSFSKNLMWINSCFCNLRCKNPNDIFADLSYHLDYSEISN; this is encoded by the exons ATGGAG GGTCTCACCCAGAAATccaaggcagcttcagaggagagTGTGAACTCGACAGGATTTGTCCACCCGTATAACCGTACCCAGTACTGTCACTGGCCTTGCCAGTGTCCGAAGCGCACGCCTAGGTGTCCGCCCGGAGTTAGCTTGGTAATGGATGGCTGTGAATGTTGTAAGGCATGTGCCAAGCAGCTGGGAGAGAACTGCACAGAGGCAGACACCTGCGATTACCACAAAGGGCTGTACTGTGACTATAGTCGGGATGCCCCTAAGTATGAAGTAGGATTGTGCGCGT ATGTGGTGGGAGTAGGATGCGAGCTGAACGGGGTCATGTATTCCAATGGCCAAAGCTTTCAGCCCAACTGCAAGTACAAATGTACATGTGTAAACGGCGCAATTGGTTGTATCCCTGTGTGCCGGCAGTCCCGACCTCCGCTTGTCTGGTGTCAGAATCCCAAGCGTGCGAAAATGCCAGGAAAATGCTGTGAACAGTGGTTCTGTGATGAATCAAAGAAGCTAAAGAAGACTGCCCCACGTCATGTGTCCCTGTCAG CTTACACAAGTGAGTCAGAAGTATGGCGCCGTAATTGCTTAGTGCAAACTACACCCTGGACTGCCTGCTCAGCATCTTGCGGAATGGGAATATCTACAAGGATTTCAAATGAAAACGACCAGTGCAAACTAGCAAAAGAAAGACGCCTTTGCTATTTACGCCCCTGCAACGTTAACATTACGCAACATATCAAG GAAGGGAAGACATGCCTGAGTGTCCTCAAGCAAGCAGAACCAATGAACTTCACATTGTCTGGCTGTGTGAGCCGTCGCACCTACCGGCCAAAGTATTGTGGTGTCTGCACAGATGACCGATGCTGTACTCCCCACAAGTCAAAGACCATCGAGGTGAATTTTGACTGTCCTGACGGCCTGAGCTTCTCCAAGAATCTGATGTGGATAAACTCCTGTTTCTGCAACTTGAGGTGCAAGAATCCGAACGACATTTTTGCAGACCTGTCGTACCATCTTGACTACTCTGAAATCTCAAATTAA
- the ccn4b gene encoding cellular communication network factor 4b isoform X1 — translation MSLEHVGVEPTCWSRSLKGLTQKSKAASEESVNSTGFVHPYNRTQYCHWPCQCPKRTPRCPPGVSLVMDGCECCKACAKQLGENCTEADTCDYHKGLYCDYSRDAPKYEVGLCAYVVGVGCELNGVMYSNGQSFQPNCKYKCTCVNGAIGCIPVCRQSRPPLVWCQNPKRAKMPGKCCEQWFCDESKKLKKTAPRHVSLSAYTSESEVWRRNCLVQTTPWTACSASCGMGISTRISNENDQCKLAKERRLCYLRPCNVNITQHIKEGKTCLSVLKQAEPMNFTLSGCVSRRTYRPKYCGVCTDDRCCTPHKSKTIEVNFDCPDGLSFSKNLMWINSCFCNLRCKNPNDIFADLSYHLDYSEISN, via the exons GGTCTCACCCAGAAATccaaggcagcttcagaggagagTGTGAACTCGACAGGATTTGTCCACCCGTATAACCGTACCCAGTACTGTCACTGGCCTTGCCAGTGTCCGAAGCGCACGCCTAGGTGTCCGCCCGGAGTTAGCTTGGTAATGGATGGCTGTGAATGTTGTAAGGCATGTGCCAAGCAGCTGGGAGAGAACTGCACAGAGGCAGACACCTGCGATTACCACAAAGGGCTGTACTGTGACTATAGTCGGGATGCCCCTAAGTATGAAGTAGGATTGTGCGCGT ATGTGGTGGGAGTAGGATGCGAGCTGAACGGGGTCATGTATTCCAATGGCCAAAGCTTTCAGCCCAACTGCAAGTACAAATGTACATGTGTAAACGGCGCAATTGGTTGTATCCCTGTGTGCCGGCAGTCCCGACCTCCGCTTGTCTGGTGTCAGAATCCCAAGCGTGCGAAAATGCCAGGAAAATGCTGTGAACAGTGGTTCTGTGATGAATCAAAGAAGCTAAAGAAGACTGCCCCACGTCATGTGTCCCTGTCAG CTTACACAAGTGAGTCAGAAGTATGGCGCCGTAATTGCTTAGTGCAAACTACACCCTGGACTGCCTGCTCAGCATCTTGCGGAATGGGAATATCTACAAGGATTTCAAATGAAAACGACCAGTGCAAACTAGCAAAAGAAAGACGCCTTTGCTATTTACGCCCCTGCAACGTTAACATTACGCAACATATCAAG GAAGGGAAGACATGCCTGAGTGTCCTCAAGCAAGCAGAACCAATGAACTTCACATTGTCTGGCTGTGTGAGCCGTCGCACCTACCGGCCAAAGTATTGTGGTGTCTGCACAGATGACCGATGCTGTACTCCCCACAAGTCAAAGACCATCGAGGTGAATTTTGACTGTCCTGACGGCCTGAGCTTCTCCAAGAATCTGATGTGGATAAACTCCTGTTTCTGCAACTTGAGGTGCAAGAATCCGAACGACATTTTTGCAGACCTGTCGTACCATCTTGACTACTCTGAAATCTCAAATTAA